One window of the Runella slithyformis DSM 19594 genome contains the following:
- a CDS encoding VOC family protein, with translation MTTQKPHIVGALQAVTVITNSWAQSIRFYTEALGYRIIERGDLTHIQKKTFGRHLGKFALLGYDEGAVVRLIETGNSGALPNRIGAHLWDNGLSVLEACTTDVERAYRKVLRARFGAISHLSEFDFETFGNQANSTAKSVAFIGPSGEQLIVKQLHSWVEGCEGINAPTAAVISVPKHTLQSAYFEVLGSLSNTIFRANTQSPISNSDNISKVGFERLLMSYEQILAHSKQPIFWEYNREDLPAYPCDFMKTGLASACWQGQDLAMLRFKLQESNWAILSEVGLPIRNNPEPGAVVFQGPVGEILELLA, from the coding sequence ATGACCACACAAAAGCCACATATTGTGGGTGCTTTGCAAGCGGTAACAGTCATTACCAACAGCTGGGCGCAAAGTATCCGATTCTATACCGAAGCATTGGGGTATCGAATCATTGAGCGTGGAGACCTGACACATATCCAAAAAAAGACCTTTGGGCGTCATCTTGGGAAATTTGCTTTACTTGGGTACGATGAAGGGGCTGTGGTCCGTCTGATAGAAACCGGCAATTCAGGAGCCTTACCCAATCGCATCGGTGCTCATCTATGGGATAATGGCCTTTCCGTCCTGGAAGCCTGTACGACCGATGTAGAACGGGCCTACCGGAAGGTATTACGGGCACGATTCGGTGCTATATCACACCTTAGCGAATTTGATTTTGAGACCTTTGGAAATCAGGCGAACAGCACTGCAAAAAGTGTTGCATTCATCGGTCCGTCGGGCGAACAGCTTATCGTAAAGCAACTTCATAGCTGGGTTGAAGGCTGCGAAGGAATCAATGCCCCTACAGCTGCCGTTATTTCGGTTCCCAAGCATACATTACAATCTGCTTACTTTGAAGTGTTAGGCTCTTTGTCGAACACTATTTTTCGGGCAAACACGCAGAGCCCAATCAGTAATTCAGACAACATTTCCAAAGTCGGATTCGAGAGGTTGCTGATGAGCTATGAGCAAATTTTGGCTCATTCAAAACAACCTATTTTTTGGGAATATAACCGGGAAGACTTGCCCGCTTACCCCTGCGATTTTATGAAAACAGGTCTGGCTTCTGCCTGTTGGCAGGGACAGGACCTGGCAATGCTTCGATTTAAACTTCAGGAATCAAATTGGGCCATATTGAGTGAGGTAGGTCTTCCCATTCGGAACAATCCTGAACCGGGGGCAGTGGTGTTTCAAGGTCCCGTCGGAGAGATTTTGGAGTTATTGGCATAA